One Kitasatospora sp. MAP12-44 DNA segment encodes these proteins:
- a CDS encoding DUF2277 domain-containing protein — MCRSIKTLRPPAMPEVTEEDIRAAALQYVRKVSGFHAPAAHNRAAFEAAVDAVAEATGELLAALVVRGVTA, encoded by the coding sequence ATGTGCCGCAGCATCAAGACGCTCCGCCCACCCGCGATGCCCGAGGTGACCGAGGAGGACATCCGGGCCGCCGCCCTGCAGTACGTCCGCAAGGTCTCCGGCTTCCACGCCCCTGCCGCCCACAACCGGGCCGCCTTCGAGGCCGCGGTCGACGCGGTGGCGGAGGCCACCGGCGAGCTGCTCGCCGCGCTGGTCGTCCGAGGCGTCACTGCCTAG
- a CDS encoding sigma-70 family RNA polymerase sigma factor, which translates to MSETAETTDHLLRRLAPQVVGVLTRRFGDFDGAEDAVQEALLAAATQWPQEGVPGSPRGWLIQVASRRMIEQVRNEQARRRREQLVARQVPDDRQTAPASDSEDASGRDDTLLLLFLCCHPALSPASAIALTLRSVAGLSTAEIAHAFLVPEATMGQRISRAKQRIKASGIPFRMPAQDERADRLAAVLQVLYLIFNEGYTSTAGPDLQRVELSREAIRLARAVHATLPDDSEVAGLLALMLLDHARSAARTGPDGELIPLDRQDRSRWDGEAVAEGIALITRALPRGPLGPYQVQAAIAAVHDEARTAEATDWPQILALYGVLERVAPGPVVTLNRAVAAAMVHGPDAGLALLATVESDPRLAGDHRLYVARAHLLEMAGDRAGAAANYREAASRTASLPERHYLTLRAARAAGAP; encoded by the coding sequence CTGTCCGAGACCGCTGAAACCACCGACCACCTGCTGCGCCGCCTGGCGCCGCAGGTCGTCGGCGTGCTCACCCGCCGTTTCGGGGACTTCGACGGCGCCGAGGACGCCGTGCAGGAGGCGCTGCTGGCGGCGGCGACGCAGTGGCCGCAGGAGGGCGTGCCCGGCAGTCCGCGGGGCTGGCTGATCCAGGTGGCGTCCCGGCGCATGATCGAGCAGGTCCGCAATGAGCAGGCGCGCCGGCGCCGCGAGCAGCTGGTCGCCCGGCAGGTGCCCGACGACCGGCAGACGGCGCCGGCCTCCGACAGCGAGGACGCGAGCGGCCGCGACGACACGCTGCTGCTGCTCTTCCTCTGCTGCCACCCCGCGCTCTCGCCCGCCTCCGCGATCGCGCTGACGCTGCGCTCGGTGGCGGGGCTGAGCACGGCGGAGATCGCGCACGCCTTCCTGGTCCCCGAGGCGACCATGGGCCAGCGGATCAGCCGGGCCAAGCAGCGCATCAAGGCCTCCGGGATCCCCTTCCGGATGCCGGCGCAGGACGAGCGGGCCGATCGGCTCGCCGCGGTCCTGCAGGTGCTCTATCTGATCTTCAACGAGGGCTACACCAGCACCGCCGGGCCCGACCTGCAGCGCGTCGAGCTGTCCCGCGAGGCGATCCGGCTGGCCCGGGCCGTGCACGCGACGCTCCCGGACGACAGCGAGGTCGCCGGGCTGCTGGCGCTGATGCTGCTGGACCACGCCCGCAGCGCGGCGCGCACCGGCCCGGACGGCGAGCTGATCCCGCTGGACCGCCAGGACCGCAGCCGGTGGGACGGCGAGGCCGTCGCCGAGGGCATCGCGCTGATCACCCGCGCCCTGCCCCGGGGGCCGCTCGGCCCGTACCAGGTCCAGGCGGCGATTGCCGCCGTCCATGACGAGGCGCGGACGGCCGAGGCGACCGACTGGCCGCAGATCCTGGCGCTCTACGGAGTGCTGGAGCGCGTCGCGCCCGGGCCGGTGGTCACCCTCAACCGGGCCGTCGCCGCCGCGATGGTGCACGGCCCGGACGCCGGGCTCGCGCTGCTGGCGACCGTGGAGTCCGATCCGCGCCTGGCGGGCGACCACCGGCTGTACGTGGCCCGGGCGCACCTGCTGGAGATGGCCGGCGACCGGGCGGGCGCCGCCGCGAACTACCGCGAGGCGGCGAGCCGGACGGCCAGCCTGCCGGAGCGGCACTACCTGACGCTGCGCGCCGCACGGGCCGCCGGGGCCCCGTAG
- a CDS encoding YciI family protein: protein MLLMQFSGNMSDELPPIGTWSESELQAHIAFMVGANQKLAASGELVDAQGLAMPATARIVRAGRDGAPLVTEGPFAETKEFLAGYWIVDCEGLERAVEIAAFVSTAPGPGGRPLNMPIEVRQVMSAPSEEM from the coding sequence ATGCTGCTGATGCAGTTCAGCGGGAACATGTCCGATGAGCTGCCGCCGATCGGGACGTGGTCGGAGTCCGAGCTCCAGGCCCACATCGCCTTCATGGTGGGGGCCAACCAGAAGCTCGCCGCGTCCGGCGAGCTGGTCGATGCCCAGGGTCTGGCGATGCCCGCGACCGCCCGGATCGTCCGGGCCGGCCGCGACGGCGCCCCGCTGGTCACCGAGGGCCCGTTCGCCGAGACCAAGGAGTTCCTGGCCGGCTACTGGATCGTCGACTGCGAGGGCCTTGAGCGGGCGGTGGAGATCGCCGCATTCGTCTCGACGGCCCCCGGCCCCGGCGGCAGGCCGCTGAACATGCCGATCGAGGTCCGCCAGGTGATGTCGGCGCCCTCCGAGGAGATGTGA
- the tnpA gene encoding IS200/IS605 family transposase produces MSPRWEPNPGIRRGRTVVHTLHAHLVFTPKYRRGPFTDEILKRCEEVMRAVCADFETELVEFNGERDHVHLLVHYPPKVALSRLVGSLKGVSARRLRQEFPDHIRKYLWGAHFWSPSYFAASCGGAPLSTIKEYIENQQRPQ; encoded by the coding sequence ATGTCGCCACGATGGGAACCAAATCCCGGTATTCGCAGGGGCCGTACGGTCGTCCACACTCTCCACGCCCACTTGGTCTTCACACCCAAATACCGACGCGGACCGTTCACCGATGAGATCCTCAAGCGCTGCGAAGAGGTCATGCGGGCCGTCTGCGCCGACTTCGAGACCGAGCTGGTCGAGTTCAACGGCGAACGCGACCACGTCCACCTGCTCGTGCACTACCCGCCGAAGGTCGCCCTGTCCCGCCTGGTCGGATCACTCAAAGGCGTCTCTGCCCGCCGTCTGCGCCAGGAATTCCCCGACCACATCCGCAAGTATCTGTGGGGCGCGCACTTCTGGTCCCCGTCCTACTTCGCCGCATCCTGCGGCGGCGCACCCCTGTCGACCATCAAGGAGTACATCGAGAACCAGCAACGCCCCCAGTGA
- a CDS encoding transposase, whose protein sequence is MKIVVQVKLLPTPEQVSALEGTLRTANEAANWVSGIAFDRGVPREYELRKHTYAELRARGLGAQAAQHVIKKVRDAYTALKANIRAGNLGKPGSKRRIKAESKPIAFRPAAAQTYDDRCLSWRYDQQTVSVWTIAGRLKGVRFACSPDALKALRGHRQGESDLIERDGVFYLVATCEVPEAPLNQDPAGFIGVDLGIVNIATTSTGYRAAGRGVNRHRRRQLDLRRKLQAKGTKSAKRLLKKRSRTETRHAANQNHIISKTIVTTAERTGCGIALEDLTGIRDRVRLRKDQRQPLHSWGFHQLASYVEYKARRAGVPLVHVDPAYTSQRCSECHHVDRRNRVDQASFACRACGVTMHADHNASRNIAREGEAVWIAGRESRVPATP, encoded by the coding sequence GTGAAGATCGTGGTGCAGGTGAAGCTCCTGCCGACGCCCGAACAGGTGTCGGCACTGGAGGGCACCTTGCGCACGGCCAACGAAGCGGCGAACTGGGTGTCCGGGATCGCTTTCGATCGAGGCGTGCCGCGCGAGTACGAGCTGCGCAAGCACACGTACGCCGAGTTGAGGGCCCGTGGGCTGGGGGCACAGGCCGCCCAGCATGTGATCAAGAAGGTTCGGGACGCCTACACCGCGTTGAAGGCGAACATCCGGGCCGGGAACCTCGGAAAGCCAGGCTCCAAGCGCAGGATCAAGGCCGAGTCCAAGCCCATCGCATTTCGGCCTGCCGCTGCCCAGACGTACGACGACAGGTGTCTGTCCTGGCGGTACGACCAGCAAACGGTGTCGGTATGGACCATCGCCGGCCGCCTCAAGGGCGTGCGCTTTGCGTGCTCCCCGGACGCCCTCAAGGCCCTTCGCGGGCACCGGCAGGGTGAGTCCGATCTCATCGAACGCGACGGCGTGTTCTACCTGGTCGCCACGTGCGAGGTGCCCGAGGCTCCGCTGAACCAGGACCCGGCGGGTTTCATCGGCGTGGACCTCGGGATCGTCAACATCGCCACCACCTCGACTGGCTATCGGGCTGCCGGGCGCGGCGTGAACCGGCATCGCAGGCGGCAGCTCGACCTGCGCAGGAAGCTGCAGGCCAAGGGAACCAAGTCCGCCAAACGCCTGCTGAAGAAGCGCTCCCGCACGGAGACCCGGCACGCCGCCAACCAGAACCACATCATCTCAAAGACCATCGTCACGACCGCTGAACGCACCGGCTGCGGTATCGCCCTGGAAGACCTCACGGGCATCCGCGACCGGGTACGGCTCCGCAAGGACCAGCGGCAACCACTGCACTCGTGGGGCTTCCACCAGCTCGCCTCCTACGTGGAGTACAAGGCGCGCCGGGCCGGAGTACCACTGGTGCACGTCGACCCGGCGTACACCAGCCAGCGCTGCTCCGAGTGCCATCACGTCGACCGCAGAAACCGCGTCGATCAAGCGAGTTTCGCGTGCCGCGCCTGCGGCGTCACGATGCACGCGGACCACAATGCATCCCGCAACATCGCCCGCGAGGGCGAGGCCGTGTGGATAGCGGGGCGTGAGTCACGCGTCCCAGCCACCCCCTAG
- a CDS encoding IS630 family transposase, whose protein sequence is MPVATARPIVPRSAERERLKLMAYGHKTEYRLRMRAQIVLRAARGRSNARIARETGLHLDTVRCWRGRFADHGLAGLSDRDRSGRPPSYTPLQVAQAKALACRLPTETEVPLARWSCPELAIELASRGITGPISASTVRRWLRADAIKPWQHRSWIFITDPDFQVKAERVLDLYACTWQGVPLGADEYVISADEKTSIQARCRCHPTLAPGRARAMRVNHTYGRGGALAYLAAYDVHRAKVFGRTEARTGIDPFMNLVAQVISQEPYAGAKRVFWVVDNGSSHAGQKAADRLTAAFPNAVLVHTPVHASWLNRVEIYFSVVQRKVVSPNDFTDLAQVGDRLRAFEDRYNATAQPFQWKFTTSDLDGLLARLDRHTADHQEESSLRLGA, encoded by the coding sequence TTGCCCGTTGCCACCGCCCGTCCGATAGTCCCGCGCTCCGCCGAGCGCGAGCGGCTGAAACTGATGGCCTACGGCCACAAGACCGAGTACCGGCTGCGGATGCGCGCACAGATCGTGCTGCGCGCGGCGCGCGGGCGCTCCAACGCGCGCATCGCTCGTGAGACCGGCCTGCACCTGGACACGGTGCGGTGCTGGCGGGGCCGGTTCGCCGACCATGGGCTCGCCGGTCTGAGCGACCGGGACCGGTCGGGGCGGCCGCCGTCCTACACGCCGTTGCAGGTGGCCCAGGCCAAGGCGCTGGCCTGTCGGTTGCCCACCGAGACCGAGGTGCCGCTGGCGCGCTGGTCGTGCCCGGAACTGGCCATCGAACTCGCCTCGCGCGGCATCACCGGCCCGATCTCGGCCTCCACCGTGCGCCGCTGGCTGCGCGCGGACGCGATCAAGCCCTGGCAGCACCGCTCCTGGATCTTCATCACCGACCCCGACTTCCAGGTCAAGGCCGAGCGGGTGCTGGACCTGTACGCCTGCACCTGGCAGGGCGTCCCGCTCGGCGCGGACGAGTACGTCATCAGCGCGGACGAGAAGACCTCCATCCAGGCCCGCTGCCGCTGCCACCCCACCCTCGCACCGGGACGGGCCCGGGCGATGCGGGTGAACCACACCTACGGACGCGGCGGCGCGTTGGCCTACCTGGCGGCCTACGACGTCCACCGGGCGAAAGTGTTCGGCCGCACTGAGGCACGCACCGGCATCGACCCGTTCATGAACCTGGTCGCCCAGGTCATAAGCCAGGAGCCCTACGCCGGCGCGAAACGCGTGTTCTGGGTCGTCGACAACGGCTCCTCCCACGCCGGCCAGAAGGCCGCCGACCGCTTGACCGCCGCCTTCCCGAACGCGGTGCTGGTGCACACACCGGTCCACGCCTCCTGGCTGAACCGGGTGGAGATCTACTTCTCCGTCGTGCAGCGCAAGGTTGTCTCGCCCAACGACTTCACCGACCTCGCCCAGGTCGGGGACCGGCTCCGAGCCTTCGAAGACCGCTACAACGCCACGGCACAGCCGTTCCAGTGGAAGTTCACCACCTCCGACCTGGACGGTCTGCTGGCCAGGCTCGACCGGCACACCGCCGATCACCAGGAAGAATCCTCGCTCCGCCTCGGCGCATGA
- a CDS encoding SigB/SigF/SigG family RNA polymerase sigma factor, which translates to MPALQDMTLSTSATATATATATAQTAQAARDVPYGSVSRGPVAIENPRAVGPADARALSKELFVRLRALEEGTSDYSYVRGTLVELNMALVRFAAGRYHHRSEPLDDIVQVGTIGLIKAIDRFDPAFDVEFATFALPTISGEIKRFFRDTGWMVHVPRRLQELRLALAKASDVLEQRLDRVPTVAELAEHLALPEEEVAEGLRASNAQTARSLDAGSDGSDGESSLVDRFAVEEKAFETTLELESLKPLIAALPERERAILSMRFGAEMTQAQIGERLGVSQMHVSRILSHLLNDLRTALLAEE; encoded by the coding sequence ATGCCGGCTCTTCAGGACATGACCTTGTCGACCAGCGCCACCGCCACCGCTACCGCCACCGCTACCGCGCAGACCGCGCAGGCAGCGCGGGACGTACCGTACGGATCGGTGTCACGCGGCCCGGTGGCGATCGAGAACCCTCGCGCGGTGGGCCCGGCCGACGCGCGGGCCCTGTCGAAGGAGCTCTTCGTGCGCCTGCGCGCGCTGGAGGAGGGCACCAGCGACTACTCGTACGTCCGCGGCACCCTGGTCGAGCTCAACATGGCGCTGGTGCGGTTCGCCGCCGGGCGGTACCACCACCGCAGCGAGCCGCTGGACGACATCGTCCAGGTCGGCACGATCGGGCTGATCAAGGCGATCGACCGGTTCGACCCGGCCTTCGACGTCGAGTTCGCCACCTTCGCGCTGCCCACCATCAGCGGTGAGATCAAGCGGTTCTTCCGGGACACCGGCTGGATGGTGCACGTGCCCAGGCGACTGCAGGAGCTGCGGCTGGCGCTGGCCAAGGCCTCCGACGTCCTGGAGCAGCGGCTCGACCGGGTGCCCACCGTCGCGGAGCTGGCCGAGCACCTCGCGCTGCCCGAGGAGGAGGTCGCCGAGGGGCTGCGGGCGAGCAACGCCCAGACCGCGCGCTCGCTGGACGCCGGGTCGGACGGCAGCGACGGCGAGAGCAGCCTGGTCGACCGCTTCGCCGTCGAGGAGAAGGCCTTCGAGACGACGCTGGAGCTGGAGTCGCTCAAGCCGCTGATCGCCGCCCTGCCCGAGCGTGAGCGGGCGATCCTGTCGATGCGATTCGGCGCCGAGATGACCCAGGCCCAGATCGGCGAGCGGCTGGGCGTCTCCCAGATGCACGTCTCGCGCATCCTGAGCCACCTGCTGAACGACCTCCGGACGGCCCTGCTCGCCGAGGAGTGA
- the acs gene encoding acetate--CoA ligase — protein sequence MSEQTLSNLLHESRRFPPPPGMAATANATAETVRAAAADRLAFWEQQAGRLSWEQPWTQVLDWSAAPFARWFVGGRLNVAYNCVDRHVAAGHGDRVAFHWEGEPGDRRSLTYAELKDEVCRAANALEELGVEAGDRVALYMPMIPETAVAMLACARLGAPHTVVFGGFSAEALRDRILDCDARVVITADGGFRKGAAAPLKPAVDEAVAQCPDVRTVLVVRRTGSAVPFTEGRDVWWHELVGRQSTEHVPRAFDAEHPLYIMYTSGTTARPKGILHTTGGYLTQVAWSHWAVFDIKPDRDVFWTAADIGWVTGHSYIVYGPLANGTTSVMYEGTPDTPHQGRWWEIVERYGVTVLYCAPTAIRTFMKWGEQFPARFDLSSLRILGSVGEPINPEAWVWYRHTIGGDRCPVVDTWWQTETGAQMLSPLPALSTCKPGSALGPLPGVSAEVVDDEGRPVPAGSGGYLVLTEPWPAMLRTIWGDEQRYRDTYWSRFPGVYFAGDGAKKDEDGDIWLLGRVDDVMNVSGHRISTTEVESALVSHPSVAEAAVVGASDPTTGQGIVAFVILRTAGAEAADSPEETVAALRAHVTHVIGPIARPRQILIVPELPKTRSGKIMRRLLKDIAEHRELGDVTTLTDSSVMELIKGLLPEGS from the coding sequence ATGAGTGAGCAGACCTTGTCCAACCTGCTGCACGAGAGCCGGCGCTTTCCGCCGCCGCCCGGGATGGCGGCGACGGCGAACGCCACCGCGGAGACCGTCCGGGCGGCCGCGGCGGACCGGCTGGCCTTCTGGGAGCAGCAGGCCGGGCGGCTGAGCTGGGAGCAGCCCTGGACGCAGGTGCTGGACTGGAGTGCGGCGCCGTTCGCCCGCTGGTTCGTGGGCGGGCGGCTGAACGTGGCGTACAACTGCGTGGACCGGCACGTGGCGGCCGGGCACGGCGACCGGGTCGCCTTCCACTGGGAGGGCGAGCCCGGCGACCGGCGCTCGCTGACGTACGCGGAGCTGAAGGACGAGGTCTGCCGGGCCGCCAACGCGCTGGAGGAGCTCGGCGTGGAGGCCGGCGACCGGGTCGCGCTGTACATGCCGATGATCCCGGAGACCGCCGTCGCGATGCTCGCCTGCGCCCGCCTGGGCGCCCCGCACACGGTGGTCTTCGGCGGATTCTCGGCCGAGGCACTGCGCGACCGGATCCTCGACTGCGACGCCCGGGTCGTGATCACGGCCGACGGCGGCTTCCGCAAGGGCGCCGCGGCCCCGCTGAAGCCGGCGGTGGACGAGGCGGTGGCGCAGTGCCCGGACGTGCGCACCGTGCTGGTGGTGCGGCGCACCGGCAGCGCCGTCCCGTTCACCGAGGGCCGGGACGTGTGGTGGCACGAGCTGGTGGGGCGTCAGTCCACCGAGCACGTGCCGCGCGCGTTCGACGCCGAGCACCCGCTGTACATCATGTACACCTCGGGCACCACCGCCCGGCCCAAGGGCATCCTGCACACCACCGGCGGCTATCTGACCCAGGTGGCCTGGTCGCACTGGGCGGTCTTCGACATCAAGCCCGACCGGGACGTGTTCTGGACGGCCGCCGACATCGGCTGGGTCACCGGCCACTCGTACATCGTGTACGGTCCGCTGGCGAACGGGACCACCTCGGTGATGTACGAGGGCACGCCCGACACCCCGCACCAGGGCCGCTGGTGGGAGATCGTCGAGCGCTACGGCGTCACCGTGCTGTACTGCGCGCCGACCGCGATCCGCACCTTCATGAAGTGGGGCGAGCAGTTCCCCGCCCGCTTCGACCTCTCCAGCCTGCGGATCCTCGGCTCGGTCGGCGAGCCGATCAATCCCGAGGCCTGGGTCTGGTACCGGCACACCATCGGCGGCGACCGCTGCCCGGTGGTGGACACCTGGTGGCAGACCGAGACCGGCGCCCAGATGCTCAGCCCGCTGCCCGCCCTGAGCACCTGCAAACCGGGCTCGGCGCTCGGGCCGCTGCCCGGCGTCAGCGCCGAGGTGGTGGACGACGAGGGCCGCCCGGTACCGGCCGGCTCCGGCGGCTACCTGGTGCTCACCGAACCATGGCCGGCGATGCTGCGGACCATCTGGGGCGACGAGCAGCGCTACCGCGACACCTACTGGTCACGCTTCCCGGGCGTCTACTTCGCCGGGGACGGTGCCAAGAAGGACGAGGACGGCGACATCTGGCTGCTCGGCCGCGTCGACGATGTGATGAACGTGTCCGGGCACCGGATCTCCACCACCGAGGTGGAGTCCGCGCTGGTCTCCCACCCGAGCGTGGCCGAGGCAGCCGTGGTGGGCGCCTCCGATCCCACCACCGGGCAGGGCATCGTCGCATTCGTGATCCTGCGGACCGCCGGTGCCGAGGCCGCGGACTCCCCCGAGGAGACGGTGGCGGCCCTGCGCGCCCACGTCACCCACGTGATCGGCCCGATCGCCCGGCCGCGGCAGATCCTGATCGTGCCCGAGCTGCCGAAGACCCGCTCGGGCAAGATCATGCGGCGCCTGCTCAAGGACATCGCGGAGCACCGCGAGCTCGGCGATGTCACCACCCTGACGGACAGTTCGGTGATGGAGCTGATCAAGGGGCTACTACCTGAGGGGAGTTGA
- a CDS encoding acetate uptake transporter, translated as MADLEQPESQPPSRLTPTRPAAAASPATADPGALGLAAFAMTTFVLSCFNAGLINVSVERVVLPLALFYGGLVQLLAGMWEFRRGNTFAATAFSSFGAFWLSFAAYVGVVAPRLGAAHAYQATGVYLLAWTVFTAYMTLAALRTSVSVLSVFVVLTLTFLFLTIGSFAQSTNMTKVGGWAGLVTAVVAWYASLAIVTNGTWKRKVLPTGPLTPR; from the coding sequence ATGGCCGACCTCGAACAACCGGAATCGCAGCCTCCCTCCAGACTCACCCCGACCCGGCCGGCCGCGGCGGCGTCGCCGGCCACCGCCGACCCGGGTGCCCTGGGCCTGGCGGCCTTCGCGATGACCACCTTCGTGCTGAGCTGCTTCAACGCCGGGTTGATCAACGTCTCCGTCGAGCGCGTCGTGCTTCCGTTGGCCCTGTTCTACGGCGGCCTCGTGCAGCTGCTCGCCGGTATGTGGGAGTTCCGCCGCGGCAACACCTTCGCCGCCACCGCCTTCTCCTCCTTCGGAGCGTTCTGGCTCTCCTTCGCGGCCTACGTCGGAGTGGTCGCGCCCAGGCTGGGCGCAGCCCACGCGTACCAGGCCACCGGGGTCTACCTGCTCGCCTGGACCGTCTTCACCGCCTATATGACGCTGGCGGCGCTGCGGACCAGCGTCTCGGTGCTGAGCGTCTTCGTGGTGCTGACCCTCACCTTCCTCTTCCTCACCATCGGCTCCTTCGCGCAGTCGACCAATATGACCAAGGTCGGCGGGTGGGCCGGGCTGGTGACGGCGGTGGTCGCCTGGTACGCCTCGTTGGCGATCGTCACCAACGGAACCTGGAAGAGAAAGGTGCTGCCCACCGGACCGCTGACCCCGCGCTGA
- a CDS encoding SDR family NAD(P)-dependent oxidoreductase encodes MSAVLPSPVALVTGASSGIGWETARLLAEGGATVIVHARTGSEGEEAVDRLVAAGASRDQLRMIAADFTDFAEVAVLAGTVTAAFPTLDLLVNNAAIMAPERCTLTKDGNEVSLQVNFLAAHLLAKLLRAPLSAAGAARIINVSSALHRTAAMNWNDPHRVKKYSRVAAYAQSQLALTMATRDMAPADSGITAVSVNPGLCDTALLPLYGRVGAPAAEGAAAVVRLCDPGFRLTNGEYYDGGDIAPSAQPVHEERSLRRLAKLADQLVTQG; translated from the coding sequence ATGTCCGCAGTTCTGCCGTCCCCCGTCGCCCTGGTCACCGGTGCCTCTTCCGGCATCGGCTGGGAGACCGCCCGGTTGCTCGCCGAAGGCGGCGCCACCGTCATCGTGCACGCCCGGACCGGCTCCGAGGGCGAGGAAGCCGTCGACCGGCTGGTCGCCGCCGGCGCCTCCCGCGACCAACTCCGGATGATCGCCGCCGACTTCACCGACTTCGCCGAGGTCGCGGTGCTGGCGGGCACCGTCACCGCGGCGTTCCCGACCCTGGACCTGCTGGTCAACAACGCCGCGATCATGGCACCGGAGCGCTGCACGCTCACCAAGGACGGCAACGAGGTCTCGCTCCAGGTCAACTTCCTGGCCGCGCACCTGCTCGCCAAGCTGCTGCGGGCCCCGCTCTCGGCCGCCGGCGCGGCCCGGATCATCAACGTCTCCTCCGCCCTGCACCGCACCGCCGCGATGAACTGGAACGACCCGCACCGGGTCAAGAAGTACTCCCGGGTAGCCGCCTATGCGCAGTCGCAGCTGGCACTCACCATGGCCACCCGCGACATGGCCCCGGCCGACAGCGGCATCACCGCCGTCAGCGTCAACCCGGGCCTGTGCGACACCGCGCTGCTGCCGCTGTACGGACGCGTGGGCGCGCCGGCCGCCGAGGGCGCGGCCGCCGTCGTGCGGCTCTGCGACCCCGGCTTCCGGCTGACCAACGGCGAGTACTACGACGGCGGCGACATCGCCCCGAGTGCCCAGCCGGTCCACGAGGAGCGCTCGCTGCGCCGACTGGCCAAGCTCGCCGACCAGTTGGTCACCCAGGGCTGA
- a CDS encoding DUF5990 family protein has product MQIRIEASDLPGRSCAGGPDFPGYDNIHVAVQRREKPAELLGLQPGDAASASWTLDCTVLPSPSGVDLRGPYVQGRPGGRFIYLSWGTVDADGGFRMFRRAKLLLNAIDPAVLTAALRTGVLVAALGLTDGKGHPLCASIRPPLVRWSAEAPAQ; this is encoded by the coding sequence ATGCAGATCAGGATCGAGGCGTCCGACCTGCCGGGCCGCAGCTGCGCCGGCGGCCCGGACTTCCCCGGCTACGACAACATCCATGTCGCGGTCCAGCGCCGTGAGAAGCCCGCAGAGCTGCTGGGCCTGCAGCCCGGTGACGCCGCGTCAGCGAGCTGGACGCTGGACTGCACCGTGCTGCCCAGCCCGTCCGGGGTCGACCTGCGGGGCCCGTACGTCCAGGGGCGCCCGGGCGGGCGGTTCATCTATCTCTCGTGGGGCACGGTCGACGCCGACGGCGGCTTCAGGATGTTCCGGCGCGCCAAACTGCTGCTGAACGCCATCGACCCCGCTGTCCTGACAGCCGCGCTGCGCACCGGCGTGCTGGTCGCCGCACTCGGCCTCACCGACGGCAAGGGGCACCCGCTCTGCGCGAGCATCCGACCGCCGCTCGTCCGGTGGAGCGCCGAAGCCCCGGCGCAGTAG
- a CDS encoding pirin family protein yields the protein MPAVTVQNILALPRIALPEGVPLTQRPVRSVTTAPSGFEGEGFPVRRAFAGVSTRDLDPFVHLDQMGEVEYAPGEAKGTPWHPHRGFETVTYMIDGIFEHADSNGGGGVITNGDTQWMTAGSGILHIEAPPEHLVVSGGLFHGIQLWVNLPSANKWNPPRYQSIEGREAVLLASADGGALIRLIAGEVAGHTGPGSTFTPITMIHATVSAGAELTLPWRTDFNALVYVLAGRGTVGAEARPVRSGQLALFGPGDLLTAAAAPQQDGHSPELELLVLGGRPIGEPVAHYGPFVMNTEAELRQAVEDYQAGRLGVIPAVQLPHAAPGDAPDRP from the coding sequence ATGCCCGCAGTCACCGTCCAGAACATCCTCGCCCTCCCCCGCATCGCCCTCCCCGAAGGCGTCCCGCTGACCCAGCGCCCGGTCCGGTCGGTGACCACCGCGCCCAGCGGCTTCGAGGGTGAGGGCTTCCCCGTCCGGCGGGCCTTCGCCGGTGTCAGTACGCGCGACCTCGACCCCTTCGTCCACCTGGACCAGATGGGCGAGGTCGAATACGCGCCCGGTGAGGCCAAAGGCACCCCGTGGCACCCGCACCGCGGTTTCGAGACCGTCACCTACATGATCGACGGCATCTTCGAGCACGCCGACTCCAACGGTGGCGGCGGTGTCATCACCAACGGCGACACCCAGTGGATGACCGCCGGCAGCGGGATCCTGCACATCGAGGCGCCGCCGGAGCACCTGGTGGTCTCCGGCGGCCTCTTCCACGGCATCCAGCTCTGGGTGAACCTGCCCAGTGCCAACAAGTGGAACCCGCCGCGCTACCAGAGCATCGAGGGCCGCGAGGCCGTCCTGCTCGCCTCCGCGGACGGCGGCGCGCTGATCCGCCTGATCGCCGGGGAGGTCGCCGGCCACACCGGGCCGGGGTCCACCTTCACCCCGATCACGATGATCCACGCCACCGTCAGCGCCGGAGCGGAACTGACCCTGCCGTGGCGGACGGACTTCAACGCGCTGGTCTACGTGCTCGCGGGCCGGGGCACGGTGGGCGCCGAGGCACGGCCCGTCCGCAGCGGGCAGCTGGCCCTGTTCGGACCGGGCGACCTGCTGACCGCGGCCGCCGCTCCGCAGCAGGACGGCCACTCCCCGGAGCTGGAGCTGCTGGTGCTCGGCGGGCGGCCGATCGGCGAACCGGTCGCGCACTACGGTCCGTTCGTGATGAACACCGAGGCCGAACTCCGGCAGGCGGTCGAGGACTACCAGGCCGGCCGGCTCGGCGTCATCCCCGCCGTGCAGCTGCCGCACGCGGCGCCGGGGGACGCGCCCGACCGGCCCTGA